TCGGTAAAGAACTAACATATAACCGAATTCCATCCCCGAGAAGTCTAGAAATGGTAAATACAAAAGAGATTGTTTTTTGAGGAGATTTACCAAAACGATTTCCTACATACTCATAGACGGAAATGGTATTTCCAGAAAAATACGATGGCAATAGATAAAGAGCCACAATGGTTCTTCCGATCACATACCCGAATGCAATTTCCAAAAACCGGTAGTCCCCTTTGAAAGATAAGGAGGGAATACTTAAAAAAGTTAAACTAGAAGTCTCTGTTGCGACAAGGGATATTAAAAGAAAGATCCAGTGGATCTCTTTTTTAGCGAGATAAAAGTCTTCTTCTTTCTCGTTGTTCTTAGCAAAATAAAATCCAAAATAAAAAACGATGAGAAAATAAAAGATAAGAACTAGTAAATCCCAGACCATACAACCCCTTAAGCGATGATATTCAAATTTGGATACTTCAGTAACAAACGAAGTAAATCCGACCTTGTGATCATACCAATAGGTTGATTATCGTCATTTACGACAGGAATACATCCAATTCTTTCTTCTAAAAGGACTTGGGTGACCCCTCTAATTTCCGATCCCGGAGAGCCAACTAATACTCGTTTGATCATAATGTCAGAAACGGGCCAGTCCCTTTCATAAGATTTACTTTTTTCGAGGATATCGCGATCAGAAATAAATCCCACAAGGGTTCCCATTTCATTGGTAATCGGGAGGTGGCGGATTCCTTTTTCCAACATAAAGTCCAAACAGTTGGCAATCGTTTCTGTGGACTTTTGGGTGATGGCAGGCGTTGACATGATCTCGTGCAGGAAATAGACAGTTCTTTCCGTTTGGCCGGCGGATTCTTGGTAAACATCCCCAGGGGAACGGTGTAAAAAAGAACCAAGGGAAGTATTGGTTGATTCCTCTCCCTCACCAGAAATGGGGGTAGATTTCCCCCCAGGATGGATTTTGTGGACCCGATCTGCATAAGTGGCCGGCGGATTTGGCAAAATACGCCCATCATGTATCCAAAAGAACATAGTTATGCCCTACCTTTCCGAAAAGTTTGTCAAAAAAAAGAAAAAACTTGCAAAAAACGAACAGTGGTTTTTTATCCATCCTACATTTCTGTAAAGATTCTATATGAAAAGGCAAAACCCATGATCCAAAACTACGAAAACCTCTACCAAGCATTAGCCCACGTTGCAGAAACTCTTCCAAACAAAGTTTCCTTTCGGAAGAGAAAATCGGCTACTGAATTCCCTGGGATCAGTTTTGGAGATTTGAAACAGTTTGTCGACCACTTGACTTTGGGTTTTATCGATCTTGGTGTCGAGGTGGGCGACCGAATTGGGTTTTTCTGCGATGCCACTGTCAATTGGCTACGCACCGATATGGCCATCCTCACTTCTGGAGCGGTTGTGGTTCCCAGGGGAACAGACATTGTCCGGGAAGAGATTCTTTATATCTTAAATCATTCGGAAGCCAAATACCTTGTGGTTCAAAAACCAAAGGATAAAAAACGCATCGATGATCTGTTAGGTGAGCTTCCCCATTTAAAACAAATTTTTATTTTAGAAACAGACCAAGGGGAATTGTATGAAGGTGAAAATTCTATCCTTTCCATTGTAAAAAAAGGAAAAGATAGATGGAATAGTGACGGCAAACAAACGTTAGAAGCTAGGATCAAACAAACCGATCCTGATGCCCTTGCCACTTTGATTTATACCTCAGGAACTACGGGCAACCCCAAAGGGGTGATGTTGTCTCAAAAAGGTTGGATCACCGCCATCCAGAATACGATTTCCAGGTTGGATATGAATTCCAACGACAATGCCGTAAGTTTACTTCCCCCTTGGCATGCATTTGAAAGAGCCATTGAATACGCAGGAATTTTTCTTGGACTCGACTTTTTAGTTTCGAATATGTCATCCTTAAAAGATGACCTAAGGGACTTCCGTCCGACTATATTCCCTTCGGTTCCTCGGATTTGGGAATCGGTTTATAACGGGATCATTGCCAAAGTTGCCAAAGAAGGTGGATTTAAAGAAAAATTATTCCATTTTTTTTTGAAAGTAGGATCTACCTGGGCCCATTACTATGCCATGTGTTTTGGATTTGAATTCGAAATCAAAAAACCAAATATTTTGGTCTCAATAGCCAAAAGAACCTATGCGTTAGTGATGTTGACTTTACTTTCCCCTTTGAAACTAATAAGCATCAAAATCTTTTCTGCCATCCATAAGGCGTTAGGCGGTAAAATTCGTATTTGTATATCGGCAGGATCGGCTCTTCCCAGTGTTGTGGATGGATTTTTATCTGCCATTGGACTCAAAGTTTTAGAAGGGTATGGGATGACAGAAACGTCTGCCGTTGTTTCCATTCGTTCCAACACCAAACCAACCAAAGGTACTGTGGGAATTCCTATCGATGGTTATCAAATTCGTTTGAAGGATGATGCAGGTAAGGTGGTGACATCTGTTGGTGCGAAGGGAACTCTTTGGATCAAATCCAAACAAATCCTTAAAGGTTATTATAAACGTCCTGAACTGAACCAAGTAGTCTTTGATGCTGAAGGATTTTTTGATACTGGAGATCTTATGATGATCTCTCATAGAAATGAATTGGTTTTTGCGGGTCGTTCCAAAGATACCATTGCTCTGATCGGTGGAGAAAACGTAGAACCCATCCCCATAGAAGACAAACTTCTTACTTCCCCCTTTATTGACCAAGTGATGGTGGTAGGACATGATAAAAAAACTCTTGGGGCACTGATTGTTCCTAACTTCGAAGCAGTAGAAGCTAAAATTCCAGGAATTTCCAAGGAAAAAGCAGGGGAATGGAATTCCCATCCCAAGGTTCGAGAATTATACCGAGCCGAGATTTCACGCATTATATCTCGCGAAAACGGATTCAAAGGTTTTGAGATGATACCAGCTAACAATTTCTATGTGGTATCTCGTCCCTTTGATCCCGATACCGAAATGACAAGAACTTTAAAAATGAAGCGAAATGTCATTTCGGATGTATTCTCAAAACAAATAGAAGGAATTTACCAATGATACACCCGAAACTGAACCCTTATTTAAATGAGGAGGAAAGAAGTTTTTACAATACAGTGTTCCAATTTTCAGAAGACAAAGTGTTTCCCTCTGCAGAAGAAAGAGACGAAAAAGAAATTTGGTCAGACGAATTATGGAAAGAATTCAGTAAAGCCGGCCTCACAGGCCTCACCATTCCGTCGGAATATGGTGGTGAAGGTGCCAGTTGTTTACAATGTTCGATTGCAACAGATGCTTTTGCATCAGGATGTTTGGATGGGGGAATGGGACTTTCCTGGGTTGCCCATTTGGTAATAGGCACTATGCCCATAATCTTCCAAGGAACCAAAGAACAAAAATCCAAATACCTTCCTAAACTTTCTACGGGAGAATGGATGGCGGGTTTTGCATTAACAGAACCTGCTTCTGGATCCGATGCTGCCTCTCTATTAACGAAAGCTGAAGAAGTGGCCGGCGGATGGAAATTAAACGGAACCAAAATGTATATCACCAATGGTCCCGTAGGACAGGTGTTTATTGTAATGGCGAGAACTTCTGAAAAAGGACGGGGGCCAATGGGGATCTCTGCTTTCATTGTAGAAAGTAATACACCTGGTTTTAAAGTAAGTAAGGTTTTGAAAAAATTGGGTCACCATACTTCAATGACCGCCGAACTTGTGTTTGAAGAGATGGTTATTCCAAAAGAAAATTTACTTGGGCCTTTGAATACTGGTTTTATGCGAATTGGTAAAGAAACTTTGGAATGGGAAAGAACTGTATTTGTCGCCGGCCTTGCAGGTGCCATGGAGTTTTGTTTTCGTAAAGGCCTTCGGTATGCAAACGAAAGAGTGCAATTTGGGAAACCTATTTCCAGCTTTTATGGAATGCGTGATATTCTTGTCCGGAACTGGGTGTACATACAAGCGGCTCGAAGGTTAATTTATTGGGTCGCAGAAAGAAAGGATAGAGGGGTACCTTCTCCATTAGAAAGTAGTTTGGGAAAACTCATCACATCGGAAATTGCCGAGGACGTTGCTAAGGATTCCGTACAGTTGTTTGGTGGGTATGGATATATGAAGGAATACTCTGTCGAAAGATTTTACCGCGATGTGAAATTAGGAACGATCGGCGGGGGCACAAGTGAAATCCAAAGGTCGATCATATCTTCCTTATATTCAGGAAAAGAAAAGTTTCAAAAAGAATTCTCGAAATTGGGAAAAGAGTCCTCACTCACCGACAAAATTCAAAATGTACTATTCGATATCATCATTTCCATGGATGCAGAACCTAACCGTAAAAAGTTACAATCGGTTGAATTTGCCTTTGCCGATGTTTTGTCCATTTTTGTGATTCTTTCTTTGTCAGAAATTGATTTACATAAATCCACAGAATACTATTCTCTTGATGAAAAATTGATGGATCGAAAGTTACTTTCGTATTATCTTGTGGGGAAGTATCTTATGTCATTTACTAGACTTTCCAACTATGTTCCTTCTGAACTGACCCGATTGTGGGAAAATTATTCCCAATTGGGCAATTCCATTGAGGAAACTGTGCAGAATCGTTTCCAATCGCTTCAGGAACTTTTGTAGTCAATGAAAGCAGCGGGCCGAATAGCATTTTTATATTTGTTATTCGGCTACATCTGGATTTATTTTTCAGATTATGCAATTTCACTTATATTCGAATCAGCAGAGGACATTCGGGAAATCCAGAGCATAAAGGGATGGGGATTTGTCACTGTATCCGCAGTGATTATCTTTGTTCTTTTGGTTCGGGAGTTACAAAGACAAAAGCGAGTGTTATTTGCAAAGTTCGAGTCTGACCAACTTTTTCAAGTCATTTTGGAACGAATCGAAGACGCTGTCATCGTATTCAATTTAGATACTTGGAAAATTGATTTTTTAAGCGAACAAGTCTCCCGACTTTTCGATATTCCCACCAAAGAAATCGTCATTCATCCTGAACTTCTTATCGAACGGGTCCACGAAGCAGATAGGGACAGAATGACCAATATTTGGATGAATCAATTACGGGAAAATCATACTGGACTTTTGTATCGTATACGCATGTTGGATGGTAAAGTTAAATGGGCTTTGGAACATAGACTCTTTATTCCCACCAAAGAGGGAAGTGCTAACAAAGCTGTTGCAGTCATCACGGATATGACCAGTTATATGGAAAACCAGTCCAAACTGGAAAGATCTTTACGAGAAAACGAAACCTTACTTACAGAAGTCCACCATCGGGTAAAAAATAATTTAGCAGTCATCATTTCGTTTTTACAATTGCAGGTTTATTCTTCTCCACCGGAAACCGCTGATATTTTAGAACAAAGTATTGTTCGCATCAAGGCGATTGCACTAGTTCATGAAAAACTATACAGTAGTAAAAATCTATCAGGTCTTAGTTCCGTTGACTATATCACAAGTCTTGTTGAAAATATTAAACTAATGTATATGAGGACTGATATCCTCATTGAGTTGGATGTCCAACAACTGGAATTCAACATTGTGGATGCGATTCCTATGGGGCTTATGATTACAGAAATGTTAACCAATAGTTTTCGACATGCTTTTGTGAAAGGGCAACCAGAAGCTTTGATAAAAATTGATTTTATTGTTACTGATAAACACAATTACGAATTAAAATACAGAGACAATGGAGTTGGTTTTCCTCCGGGTTTTAATTATAAAAAGGCCGAGTCTATCGGTTTATCTGTTATTTTTTCTTTATGCAGTCAAATGAATGGTCGTGAGGTAGAATGTTCTTCCTCTCCCAACGAAGGTGTGTTTTATCATTTTGCCTTCTCACCCAAAAAAGTAATTCCTAAGGACAATTCGAATGTATCAAAAGGGTAAAAGTTTTTTAGAGATCCAAATTGGAGATTCCGCATCCTTTACAAAAACAATCACAGAAACAGATGTGTATTTGTTTGCAGGTATCAGTGGAGATTTTAATCCTCTGCATGTAGATGAGGAATATGCAAAAACCACAAGTTTTGGTACAAGGATTGCTCACGGGGGACTTGCTGCATCACTTCTTGCACCAGTTCTTGGAATGAAGTTGCCTGGACTTGGAACCGTTGCTTTGGAAACCACAACTAAATTCAGAAAACCAGTTTATTTTGGGGATACGATTACTTGTTTGGTGGAGGTTGTAGAAAAAGTGGAACGGCTTAAAGCTGTAAGAATGAAAATCGTTTGGACCAATCAGAAGTCGGAAGTAGTGAGTAAAGGGGAAACTCTTGTCATTCCTCCCGGTTAAGAAATTGTCCCAAAAGACCAATTTCATCTTCTACATATTCGCGAATTTCTTCAAGTTCATCCTCATCTAATATCTCTTCTAAAATTTCTTCTCCAGATTCGTTTTGTCCAATTCTCATGACAATGTATCCGGGTACATCGGAATCTGGATCATCCATTTCTACATTGACAAACTGAAATTCTTGTTCTGTTGATGGAAGGAAGACGAGGTAGTCATTTCCCATTTGCGAAAAGGAATAAAATACTTCCCATTGGTAACTGTTCCCCCTCTCATCCACAAGATCAATTTCTTCGGTAGCACGACTAGGAAGAAAGTCATCCCCTTGGAATCCTAAATCTTTCATGTCCATTAGGAAAAGAACTCCTTCTCAAAAGGAAGACTATGTTTTTTCTTAAAATTACACTCTTTACAAGCGGGAACTAAATTAGCTTTTACTGACTTCCCGCCTCGAATAAGAGGAATTAGGTGGTCCATTGTGATCTCGTCCACTTTGAACTTTTTTCCGCAGTAATGGCAGATCCCAGAAGAACGTTTGTTTTTCCACCAGGCACTGTTTTTTAGTTCTTTGGCTTTCCTTCTTTCCCGAGCAATTTCTTCATCGCTAACATCGGAAAAAAATGAATCGGAGGGAGTTTCCGTCATAATCTAAAAAAATCTGTTTTTTTCCCTTCGTCAAGAAAAAGATGGAGGAATGGGAAGACTGGTTTACCTAGACAATTTAAGATCTTTTGCACTTTTACTCGGAATCGTATTTCATGCGGCGATTGTTTATGCCACAGACATTAAGTATGCCATCCAAAATGAGGACCGCAGTGAGGTTCTTTCTTATTTTTGTTATTGGATCCATAGTTATCGGATGCCTATGTTTTATATGATTTCCGGTTTTTTTTCGGCAATGGTTTGGGAAAAAAAGGGTAGAAGTTTTTATTTGGAAGCAAGGTTTAAACGAGTTCTCATCCCAACTATTTTTGGCCTTATTTTTTTGGCACCTATCCAATATTATCTTACAGAACGGATCAAAACGCCACGGTTAGAAATCATTCCGTTTTTAGATTATTTTTTCACCAAGGATCACTTTCAACATTCTCATATATGGTTTCTTGTGGATTTATTTTGTTTCAGTATTTTATATAGTTTGATCCCCAAATCTTTTTTTACAATGAAACTTTGGGATCAAATTCCCAAAGGGATTTTAAGATATATAGCTCTTGTTAGCTTTTGTTTTCTTTTTGTTTTTTTAAGCCATACCCAGATTTCGAAAGGTGAATCTTATTATGGGATATTCAAACTCACTTTTATATTCCAGTTTTCCTTTTTTATATCGGGAGTTTTTTGTTATCATTGGAAAAGCATTCTCACCTCGAAAGACAATTCTAGAATTAAAACATTGACTGTATTTGTTTGGGCGCTGTTTGTGTATTTGGTTTTTAAAGAAATTGAAATTGAAGATCCGCTTTGGATTTATTTTCAGTATGTGAATGGCTGGATAAGAGCCTTACATATTTTTTTATGGGTTCTATCTCCTTTCTTATGGACAAGTTTCCTTGTATCGATTTTTCAAGCCCTGGGAAACAAAGGCGGCAAAGTCGGATCCTATTTGATTGAAGCAAGCCTTCCCATCTATTTAGTCCACCATCCTATATCTTTGTTTTATGCTTATTGGGTGAAAGATATGGAATGGGGGATATGGGTGAAGTTTATTTCCCATATCCTCGTAGTTTTAGGATCTAGCTTTCTTTTGTATGAATTTTTAATCCGAAAGATCAAACCTCTTCGGTTTCTCTTCGGATTAAAAAATACATAAATCTAGGTTTTACTGACTGCTTGGATTGCGGAGGCAACAGCCGAATCCATACTTCCGGTATGGAATGCTAAATGTTCCCCTGCAAAAAATACTCTTTCGAAGGGTTCAGTCCAAATATCTTTAATCCCAAAACTACCTGGAGGAAATAAGGAAACAAATCCGGCTCTTCCTGTTGTTTTTTGGAAACTATGGAAAACAAATGGGGATTCGGGAATCAATTCCAATTCACCAATTTCTTCCAAAGAAGATGTCATTAGATTTTTTTTCTGACGGTCACTTCCTTTTTCAAACAAGGAAGCTCGATCCCCTGTCGAGATAGAGGTAACAGCTGTTACGTTTGATCCAATGGCAGATTCGGAAACATACAATGTTTCTGCAGCTGTATTAGTCGATAGAAATAATTTAGATAGAGACTCTTTCGATTTTACGAGACTCAAATTTTTGGAAATTTTACCTGTTTGCATGCGTAACGCAGAGTAAATCAGATCTTTCGGAAGACCGGGTGTCCATTTGATATCAAGGACTGCAGCAGCAGGAAGGGAACAAATAACCAGACCGCCTTTTACCGACCTTCCGGAAGATAGTTCAACAGTGACCTGGTTTTTTTGTTGGGAAACTTTTGTAACAGTTTCTCCTAAAAGTATTTCTTGGTTACGCAAAGAGTTTGTGAGTTCTTTAATGATTCGTTCAGCACCGCCTCGCACTTGGAACTTGGGTTTGAGTGCAGATTGTAAAGCAGAAAGATCATCTAAAACCGATTCGCTGGATATCTGGTTGAAGTCAGCACCGAGAATCACTCGATAAAGATCGTTCATAGATCGAATTTCTTCTTCGGTCAAACCTTGGTAACGGGCATAAGAGGCAAAGTTGATTTTGTCTAACCCTTGTTTTTGTGTGGTTCCTAAAGACTTATGTAAATCAATGACTTTGTCAAGGGTCTCAATAGAAGTAGGGGAGATTTTTAATAGATCGTTATTGGATTTTTGAAGCGAAAAACGATCCGCTATATTGGAAGGCACCAAATCTAAGTTAAGTTGTTTTACCAAACTTTTGATATCTGATTGGCCATCTCCGATCCATTCACCACCTAAATCTTGTAAGATTCCAATTTCCGAGTTTTCATACGTGGCAATTCGACCACCCAACTTTTCTCCGCGTTCAATGACAGTGACTTCATATCCCGTTTGTTTCAATAAATAAGCTGAGTAGAGACCGGAGAGCCCTCCGCCGAGGACAATGGCTTTTTTGCCACCGCTAGATTTAGGTTTGGTTTCTGCGGTTGTCGTAGTTGTGGTTTGTCCGAATGATTTTTTGGGAAGTATAAAGCCTGCCCCTAAGGTAACAGCACTTATCTTTTGTAGGAAACTTTTTCGATTCATAGAACTTTCCCCTATTTTAACAATCGAAACAAAAAAGGCTAGAAAAATTAGAAAAATACAATCTAGTAACTTTGTCTTTTTAAGCGAATTGGGAGATCACTACCTTTGTTTTTCTACCATGTAAAAAATATTTTTCTTATCTTACTGATGTTTTTGCCTGGAATTTTGTTCTCGGAATCTGCCATTCCCCTCCATTCCGAAATTTTGGGAAAACCTATTTGGCAGGAGGTTCTTGTTTTAGAGGACAAAGACCAATCTCTATCAGAGGAGAGTATCACCAGTGGATCTTTGGATTCACAGTTTCAAAAAATCACCTCCCCTAATTTAGGGTTTTCGAAATCTACCTTTTGGGTTCGTATCCAAATCAAAAATCCTACAGAAAACTTGATTCGTTGGAATTTGGTTTTTGATTTTCCTCTTCTGGATGAGATCCAAATTTTTGGAAATCCTTTGCCGAAAAATTTGATCCGTAATTTAGGGGACAGTCATCCCTTTGCAGAAAGAAATGTGGATTATCGAAATCTTGTTTTTCCATTGGAAACACCTGCTGGTTCTTCTGCGACTTATTATTTAAGAGTTCAATCCGAATCCACAATTCCACTGACTCTTGCTATCTGGACTGAACGTGAGTTTTA
The sequence above is drawn from the Leptospira sp. WS4.C2 genome and encodes:
- a CDS encoding HPP family protein, translating into MFFWIHDGRILPNPPATYADRVHKIHPGGKSTPISGEGEESTNTSLGSFLHRSPGDVYQESAGQTERTVYFLHEIMSTPAITQKSTETIANCLDFMLEKGIRHLPITNEMGTLVGFISDRDILEKSKSYERDWPVSDIMIKRVLVGSPGSEIRGVTQVLLEERIGCIPVVNDDNQPIGMITRSDLLRLLLKYPNLNIIA
- a CDS encoding long-chain fatty acid--CoA ligase, with amino-acid sequence MIQNYENLYQALAHVAETLPNKVSFRKRKSATEFPGISFGDLKQFVDHLTLGFIDLGVEVGDRIGFFCDATVNWLRTDMAILTSGAVVVPRGTDIVREEILYILNHSEAKYLVVQKPKDKKRIDDLLGELPHLKQIFILETDQGELYEGENSILSIVKKGKDRWNSDGKQTLEARIKQTDPDALATLIYTSGTTGNPKGVMLSQKGWITAIQNTISRLDMNSNDNAVSLLPPWHAFERAIEYAGIFLGLDFLVSNMSSLKDDLRDFRPTIFPSVPRIWESVYNGIIAKVAKEGGFKEKLFHFFLKVGSTWAHYYAMCFGFEFEIKKPNILVSIAKRTYALVMLTLLSPLKLISIKIFSAIHKALGGKIRICISAGSALPSVVDGFLSAIGLKVLEGYGMTETSAVVSIRSNTKPTKGTVGIPIDGYQIRLKDDAGKVVTSVGAKGTLWIKSKQILKGYYKRPELNQVVFDAEGFFDTGDLMMISHRNELVFAGRSKDTIALIGGENVEPIPIEDKLLTSPFIDQVMVVGHDKKTLGALIVPNFEAVEAKIPGISKEKAGEWNSHPKVRELYRAEISRIISRENGFKGFEMIPANNFYVVSRPFDPDTEMTRTLKMKRNVISDVFSKQIEGIYQ
- a CDS encoding acyl-CoA dehydrogenase family protein, yielding MIHPKLNPYLNEEERSFYNTVFQFSEDKVFPSAEERDEKEIWSDELWKEFSKAGLTGLTIPSEYGGEGASCLQCSIATDAFASGCLDGGMGLSWVAHLVIGTMPIIFQGTKEQKSKYLPKLSTGEWMAGFALTEPASGSDAASLLTKAEEVAGGWKLNGTKMYITNGPVGQVFIVMARTSEKGRGPMGISAFIVESNTPGFKVSKVLKKLGHHTSMTAELVFEEMVIPKENLLGPLNTGFMRIGKETLEWERTVFVAGLAGAMEFCFRKGLRYANERVQFGKPISSFYGMRDILVRNWVYIQAARRLIYWVAERKDRGVPSPLESSLGKLITSEIAEDVAKDSVQLFGGYGYMKEYSVERFYRDVKLGTIGGGTSEIQRSIISSLYSGKEKFQKEFSKLGKESSLTDKIQNVLFDIIISMDAEPNRKKLQSVEFAFADVLSIFVILSLSEIDLHKSTEYYSLDEKLMDRKLLSYYLVGKYLMSFTRLSNYVPSELTRLWENYSQLGNSIEETVQNRFQSLQELL
- a CDS encoding sensor histidine kinase, with the translated sequence MKAAGRIAFLYLLFGYIWIYFSDYAISLIFESAEDIREIQSIKGWGFVTVSAVIIFVLLVRELQRQKRVLFAKFESDQLFQVILERIEDAVIVFNLDTWKIDFLSEQVSRLFDIPTKEIVIHPELLIERVHEADRDRMTNIWMNQLRENHTGLLYRIRMLDGKVKWALEHRLFIPTKEGSANKAVAVITDMTSYMENQSKLERSLRENETLLTEVHHRVKNNLAVIISFLQLQVYSSPPETADILEQSIVRIKAIALVHEKLYSSKNLSGLSSVDYITSLVENIKLMYMRTDILIELDVQQLEFNIVDAIPMGLMITEMLTNSFRHAFVKGQPEALIKIDFIVTDKHNYELKYRDNGVGFPPGFNYKKAESIGLSVIFSLCSQMNGREVECSSSPNEGVFYHFAFSPKKVIPKDNSNVSKG
- a CDS encoding MaoC family dehydratase; the encoded protein is MYQKGKSFLEIQIGDSASFTKTITETDVYLFAGISGDFNPLHVDEEYAKTTSFGTRIAHGGLAASLLAPVLGMKLPGLGTVALETTTKFRKPVYFGDTITCLVEVVEKVERLKAVRMKIVWTNQKSEVVSKGETLVIPPG
- a CDS encoding DUF1292 domain-containing protein, which translates into the protein MDMKDLGFQGDDFLPSRATEEIDLVDERGNSYQWEVFYSFSQMGNDYLVFLPSTEQEFQFVNVEMDDPDSDVPGYIVMRIGQNESGEEILEEILDEDELEEIREYVEDEIGLLGQFLNREE
- a CDS encoding HNH endonuclease, yielding MTETPSDSFFSDVSDEEIARERRKAKELKNSAWWKNKRSSGICHYCGKKFKVDEITMDHLIPLIRGGKSVKANLVPACKECNFKKKHSLPFEKEFFS
- a CDS encoding acyltransferase family protein, which produces MGRLVYLDNLRSFALLLGIVFHAAIVYATDIKYAIQNEDRSEVLSYFCYWIHSYRMPMFYMISGFFSAMVWEKKGRSFYLEARFKRVLIPTIFGLIFLAPIQYYLTERIKTPRLEIIPFLDYFFTKDHFQHSHIWFLVDLFCFSILYSLIPKSFFTMKLWDQIPKGILRYIALVSFCFLFVFLSHTQISKGESYYGIFKLTFIFQFSFFISGVFCYHWKSILTSKDNSRIKTLTVFVWALFVYLVFKEIEIEDPLWIYFQYVNGWIRALHIFLWVLSPFLWTSFLVSIFQALGNKGGKVGSYLIEASLPIYLVHHPISLFYAYWVKDMEWGIWVKFISHILVVLGSSFLLYEFLIRKIKPLRFLFGLKNT
- a CDS encoding flavin monoamine oxidase family protein, with translation MNRKSFLQKISAVTLGAGFILPKKSFGQTTTTTTAETKPKSSGGKKAIVLGGGLSGLYSAYLLKQTGYEVTVIERGEKLGGRIATYENSEIGILQDLGGEWIGDGQSDIKSLVKQLNLDLVPSNIADRFSLQKSNNDLLKISPTSIETLDKVIDLHKSLGTTQKQGLDKINFASYARYQGLTEEEIRSMNDLYRVILGADFNQISSESVLDDLSALQSALKPKFQVRGGAERIIKELTNSLRNQEILLGETVTKVSQQKNQVTVELSSGRSVKGGLVICSLPAAAVLDIKWTPGLPKDLIYSALRMQTGKISKNLSLVKSKESLSKLFLSTNTAAETLYVSESAIGSNVTAVTSISTGDRASLFEKGSDRQKKNLMTSSLEEIGELELIPESPFVFHSFQKTTGRAGFVSLFPPGSFGIKDIWTEPFERVFFAGEHLAFHTGSMDSAVASAIQAVSKT